A stretch of Faecalibacterium duncaniae DNA encodes these proteins:
- a CDS encoding biotin--[acetyl-CoA-carboxylase] ligase, with protein MGRSTKQALLQALSAAKGAYISGQQLAEALGVSRAAVHKAAQALSAQGYALDSAPRRGYRLAGGDPFCAEAVGPYPAPIHIYDTLQSSNLTAKQLALGGAPHGTLVLTAHQKAGRGRLGRRFESPAGKGVYLSLILRPTLSAADAQSATISAAVAVARAVKALCGLELGIKWVNDLYYQGRKVCGILTEAGTDMESGQLEWLVVGIGLNLTTSPADWPEELARTAGSLYPGGPAPVSRTVLAGAIARELLSLCPAFDCLDEYRARCFVPGHWVTVCTGAETYAAKALSIDDAGRLVVEREGGRQIALQHGEVSIRPTSTT; from the coding sequence ATGGGGAGAAGCACCAAACAAGCCCTGCTGCAGGCGCTTTCGGCGGCAAAGGGAGCCTATATCTCAGGCCAGCAGCTGGCCGAAGCGCTGGGCGTGAGCCGCGCGGCTGTCCACAAGGCAGCACAGGCGCTTTCGGCCCAGGGATACGCGCTGGATTCCGCCCCGCGCCGGGGCTACCGGCTGGCAGGCGGTGACCCCTTCTGCGCCGAGGCGGTGGGCCCCTACCCCGCCCCCATTCACATCTACGACACACTGCAAAGCTCCAACCTGACGGCCAAGCAGCTGGCGCTGGGCGGTGCGCCCCACGGCACGCTGGTGCTCACGGCCCACCAGAAGGCGGGGCGCGGGCGGCTGGGGCGGCGGTTTGAAAGCCCCGCCGGGAAGGGGGTCTACCTCTCCCTCATCCTGCGGCCCACACTTTCTGCTGCCGATGCCCAGAGCGCGACCATCAGTGCGGCGGTGGCCGTGGCCCGGGCTGTCAAGGCCCTGTGCGGGCTGGAACTGGGCATCAAATGGGTGAACGACCTTTACTATCAGGGCCGCAAGGTCTGCGGCATCCTGACCGAAGCCGGGACCGACATGGAGAGCGGCCAGCTGGAATGGCTGGTGGTGGGCATCGGTCTCAACCTGACCACCTCCCCTGCCGACTGGCCCGAGGAGCTGGCCCGCACGGCAGGCAGCCTTTACCCCGGCGGCCCCGCACCCGTGAGCCGGACGGTGCTGGCCGGGGCCATTGCCCGGGAGCTGCTCTCCCTCTGCCCGGCCTTCGACTGTCTGGACGAGTACCGGGCCCGCTGTTTTGTGCCGGGCCACTGGGTCACCGTCTGCACCGGGGCCGAGACCTATGCCGCAAAGGCCCTTTCCATTGACGATGCGGGCCGTCTGGTGGTGGAGCGCGAGGGCGGCAGGCAGATTGCCCTGCAGCACGGCGAGGTCAGCATCCGGCCCACCTCCACAACATGA